Proteins from one Arthrobacter sp. DNA4 genomic window:
- a CDS encoding alpha/beta hydrolase: MTFDPASYEFSPTQGPAPIRASTVLPARRENIELQTEDGHTLVGELALPESGPVKATLITLHPLPTHGGFMDSHVYRKASYRLPALAGIAVLRFNTRGTASPRGTSSGAFEEGVGERYDVEAAVRFAVERGLPNRWLVGWSFGTELALMYGAVEPVAGQIEGAVLLSPPLHRATDKHLQMWAESGKPLTVLVPEHDDFLQPAEATERFSLVPQARVVGVAGAKHLWVGEKYAARVLNDIVALVSPDPDRAELPQEWDGPAATAGA, translated from the coding sequence ATGACTTTTGATCCGGCGTCGTACGAATTCAGCCCAACCCAGGGCCCCGCTCCCATCCGTGCCTCCACTGTCCTGCCTGCCCGGCGCGAGAACATCGAGCTGCAGACAGAGGACGGCCACACGCTGGTGGGGGAGCTGGCGCTGCCCGAGTCGGGGCCGGTCAAGGCCACGCTGATCACGCTCCACCCGCTGCCCACGCACGGCGGCTTCATGGATTCCCACGTTTACCGGAAGGCCTCCTACCGGCTGCCGGCGCTGGCCGGCATCGCGGTGCTGCGCTTCAACACCCGGGGCACAGCCTCGCCGCGCGGCACCAGCAGCGGCGCCTTCGAGGAGGGAGTGGGCGAGCGCTACGACGTGGAAGCAGCCGTCCGCTTCGCCGTCGAACGGGGCCTGCCAAACCGCTGGCTGGTGGGATGGTCGTTCGGGACCGAGCTGGCGCTGATGTACGGCGCCGTGGAACCGGTGGCCGGACAAATCGAGGGTGCGGTGCTGCTCTCGCCGCCGCTGCACCGCGCCACGGACAAGCACCTGCAGATGTGGGCGGAATCGGGCAAGCCCCTCACCGTCCTGGTACCGGAGCATGACGACTTCCTGCAGCCGGCCGAGGCAACCGAACGCTTCAGCCTGGTGCCCCAGGCACGCGTGGTGGGCGTGGCCGGGGCCAAGCACCTCTGGGTGGGGGAGAAGTACGCGGCCCGGGTGCTGAACGACATTGTGGCCCTTGTCAGTCCCGACCCCGACCGTGCGGAGCTGCCGCAGGAATGGGACGGTCCGGCGGCGACTGCCGGAGCCTAG
- a CDS encoding ATP/GTP-binding protein encodes MPRSNRPRRPASGKGPVSGRGAGRKGSADVPELDLERARAGIARRESAPDGEWMVRTMTAKNAEKTYICPECSTAVLPGIAHLVVWKDDHLFGAAAGLAERRHWHTNCWMTRSYRYR; translated from the coding sequence ATGCCGCGTTCCAACCGTCCCCGCCGTCCCGCTTCCGGCAAGGGCCCTGTTTCGGGCCGGGGCGCAGGCCGGAAGGGCAGCGCGGACGTTCCCGAACTGGACCTTGAGCGTGCCCGGGCTGGAATCGCCCGCCGGGAAAGCGCTCCCGACGGCGAGTGGATGGTGCGCACCATGACCGCCAAAAATGCCGAAAAGACCTACATCTGCCCGGAATGCTCCACCGCCGTACTGCCCGGGATCGCCCACCTGGTGGTCTGGAAGGATGACCACCTCTTTGGAGCTGCCGCAGGCCTCGCGGAACGGCGGCACTGGCACACCAACTGCTGGATGACGCGCAGCTACCGCTACCGCTGA